Proteins from one Anastrepha obliqua isolate idAnaObli1 chromosome 2, idAnaObli1_1.0, whole genome shotgun sequence genomic window:
- the LOC129237889 gene encoding integrator complex subunit 2, with the protein MTNITARVFAAMQNLDIAALSTYPPHEIRPVLPSLVRMSLLSPLDNTESSMESRKQILAVLIGIEVVNSIVSYLQVNYHELEQELKKELQARQKSMYFEGQQPEFGLQTGIALGFERADVTRKVRVVLSEIFNIQWQLSDQKNFLQSEILDDGIYLEEVVDILCIALAELPSLLNILELADALVHVQNGQRIICALVANFPDCYRDVVTHIILNCDEESNEGKLKLSLLMALNEMNPSQALPTRSICVEILKVPSFMLKLCLKFPEDLIAFLTGMLLGNDQNVRTWFAIYIRSSQKRKSDALSLVRAELLQQLQKNVQKSFSPGSGEDYTVQGVVLMRLYCALRGIAGLKFNDDEVNVLTQLVTSRPQPTQSGLRFVSLALCMLIACPSLVSTTALENKSVEWLQWLIKEDKFFGKKSDTSASLGEMLLLLAIHFHSNQITAISELVCSTLAMKIPIRPNSTNRIKQVFTQDLFTEQVVASHAVRVPVTPNLNANISGYLSVHCIHQLLKSRAFLKHKVPIKLWIYKQICSSVRPVHPVMPALIEVYVNTLIVPNPLGKVNVDHMHKPFSENEILYIFKSSKATTIDSKNLFGGSQMLASGATATEMDEIMSIEVKCPLTAQLLILYYLVLYEDTRLSNTHNQSVAGRKIKEYSNSFLAELPMKYLLQKAEHYQNDYAGLFHPLLRLIISNYPHLSMVDDWMEEHYISTSVSPNLMVNKPIDRSLVIKALERINSKPSIAIRVFKALLKLPAEDLAQYSDLIVENMSQVFQKNVPRIIQDLYKDIWLRLNSVLPTSFWKMSLNSVMNSENNAAIRTYVNEDLLDPLQVLRCGKHVFYSPYTLMILLRILQGSLAASKAFLNIQMQSKQILDKNGQLQCDSERDELKTALIASQESAAVHILLEVLADMNKNAVDTVSTFSLRETQGIICSFIHQAFISEPSLAKLVHFQTYPREVIPMMVMGVPSMHICIDFLHEFLSMPEMDKQIFTIDLASHLVLKYAIPKSLSVSKFCISTVQSSLSLLSTHAKCQFLSNVLPALIRFAEAFPILVDDCINILMLTGRSLHSQGTLGINSTQMQLTSNTKQKCFKDTQEYISMIEEAFETLITKIVNKVELY; encoded by the exons atgacgAACATTACAGCCCGGGTTTTTGCGGCTATGCAAAATTTGGATATTGCAGCTCTTTCCACATATCCACCACACGAAATTCGCCCAGTATTACCTTCGTTAGTAAGGATGAGTCTACTATCACCGCTTGATAACACGGAATCATCAATGGAATCGCGAAAACAGATTTTAGCGGTACTAATAGGTATAGAAGTTGTAAACAGTATAGTTTCGTACTTGCAAGTAAACTACCACGAGCTCGAACAAGAATTGAAAAAGGAATTGCAGGCTCGCCAAAAATCTATGTATTTCGAAGGACAACAACCAGAGTTTGGTTTGCAGACTGGTATTGCTCTTGGTTTTGAGCGTGCTGATGTAACTCGGAAAGTGCGGGTTgttttgtctgaaatttttaatattcaatggCAATTATCCgatcaaaaaaactttttacaatCGGAGATTTTAGATGATGGAATTTATTTGGAGGAGGTTGTCGACATCTTGTGTATCGCGTTAGCTGAACTTCCGTCATtgctaaatattttggaattagCTGATGCACTAGTACACGTACAAAATGGGCAACGTATTATTTGTGCACTAGTTGCAAATTTCCCTGATTGCTACAGAGATGTTGTAACGCATATCATTTTAAATTGTGATGAGGAAAGTAACGAAGGGAAGTTAAAGCTTTCATTATTGATGGCGCTTAATGAGATGAATCCGTCGCAAGCTTTGCCCACTAGGTCTATATgcgttgaaattttaaaagttccATCTTTTATGTTAAAACTATGTTTGAAGTTTCCTGAAGACTTG ATTGCGTTCCTGACTGGTATGTTATTGGGTAATGACCAGAATGTTCGCACTTGGTTCGCTATTTATATACGTTcgagtcaaaaaagaaaaagcgaCGCCCTGAGCTTGGTTCGAGCCGAACTTTTACAgcagttacaaaaaaatgtacaaaaatcaTTCAGTCCAGGAAGTGGAGAAGATTACACAGTACAAGGAGTGGTGTTAATGCGTTTGTATTGCGCTCTTCGAGGAATTGCGGGGCTTAA ATTTAACGATGACGAAGTTAATGTCCTAACACAATTAGTTACTAGTCGCCCGCAACCTACGCAATCTGGACTTCGATTTGTTTCATTAGCACTTTGTATGCTCATTGCATGCCCATCTCTTGTGTCTACAACTGCTCTTGAAAATAAATCAGTTGAATGGCTACAATGGCTTATAAAAGAAGATAAATTCTTCGGCAAAAAGTCGGATACATCTGCATCGCTTGGTGAAATGCTGCTGCTACTCGCAATACATTTTCATAGTAATCAAATAACAGCAATAAGCGAATTGGTTTGTTCAACTTTAGCTATGAAAATTCCTATCCGCCCAAACAGTACAAATCGCATAAAACAAGTTTTTACCCAAGATTTGTTTACTGAACAAGTGGTTGCTTCTCATGCGGTCCGAGTGCCAGTTACTCCAAATTTGAATGCAAACATTTCGGGTTATCTTTCAGTTCATTGTATCCACCAATTATTAAAATCGCGAGCTTTTTTAAAACACAAAGTACCCATTAAGTTGTGGATTTACAAGCAAATTTGTAGTTCTGTTCGACCGGTACATCCAGTTATGCCAGCTTTAATAGAAGTATACGTTAACACATTGATAGTACCAAATCCGTTGGGAAAAGTGAATGTTGATCACATGCACAAACCTTTTtccgaaaatgaaattttatacattttcaagTCGTCGAAAGCTACTACAATTGATAGTAAAAATCTTTTCGGAGGCTCACAAATGCTAGCCTCAGGCGCGACCGCTACGGAAATGGATGAAATTATGAGCATTGAAGTCAAATGCCCTTTAACCGCACAActgcttatattatattatttggtGCTTTATGAAGATACACGACTTTCTAATACACACAATCAGTCTGTGGCTGGAAGGAAAATAAAAGAGTACTCGAACAGTTTTCTGGCAGAGCTTCCAATGAAGTATTTACTGCAGAAGGCGGAACATTATCAGAACGATTATGCTGGCCTGTTTCATCCATTACTTCGTTTGATTATATCTAATTATCCTCATCTGAGTATGGTAGACGATTGGATGGAGGAACATTATATATCCACTTCTGTTTCTCCAAATCTCATGGTGAATAAACCAATTGATCGTTCTCTTGTAATTAAAGCACTGGAGAGAATAAATAGTAAACCATCGATAGCAATACGAGTTTTTAAAGCTCTTTTAAAGCTTCCTGCTGAAGACCTGGCACAGTACTCGGATTTGATTGTTGAAAACATGTCACAggtgtttcaaaaaaatgttccacgaataattcaagatcTTTATAAAGATATCTGGTTGCGTCTTAATTCTGTGCTTCCCACCAGTTTTTGGAAGATGTCGTTAAATTCTGTAATGAATTCAGAAAATAACGCCGCAATACGTACCTATGTTAACGAAGATTTATTGGATCCACTACAAGTTCTAAG GTGCGGCAAACATGTCTTCTATTCTCCCTATACTTTAATGATACTACTACGCATCCTACAGGGTAGTTTAGCGGCGTCCAAAGCTTTTCTCAACATTCAAATGCAATCTAAACAAATATTAGATAAAAATGGTCAATTGCAATGTGACAGCGAACGAGACGAATTGAAAACAGCTTTGATTGCATCACAGGAGAGCGCAGCGGTCCATATACTCCTAGAAGTCTTAGCAGATATGAATAAAAACGCGGTGGATACGGTATCAACTTTTTCCTTACGAGAAACTCAAGGAATAATTTGCTCGTTTATACATCAAGCTTTTATATCCGAGCCTTCTTTGGCGAAACTTGTGCACTTTCAAACGTATCCGAGGGAAGTTATACCAATGATGGTAATGGGAGTCCCGTCAATGCACATTTGTATCGATTTTCTTCATGAATTTCTCAGTATGCCAGAAAtggataaacaaattttcacaattgaTTTAGCATCACATCTTGTACTTAAATATGCTATACCAAAAAGTTTAAGTGtctcgaaattctgtattagcACAGTTCAATCATCCCTATCCTTACTTTCTACACATGCTAAATGCCAATTTTTGAGCAACGTTCTTCCAGCCCTCATCCGATTCGCAGAGGCCTTTCCAATTTTAGTTGACGActgtattaatattttaatgctaACTGGAAGGAGTTTGCATTCGCAAGGAACTTTAGGAATCAACTCTACTCAAATGCAACTTACAtccaatacaaaacagaaatgctTCAAGGATACCCAAGAATATATAAGTATGATAGAGGAAGCATTTGAAACGTTGATaacgaaaatagtaaacaaagtAGAACTGTACTGA